The proteins below come from a single Tenuifilum thalassicum genomic window:
- a CDS encoding pyridoxal-phosphate dependent enzyme encodes MIEIIDRVTNPKALENAVKRFREKGIILPTFRQQQNPELIPESIKEQLKNIGLWEINPLNLFRITWKNEPKEKGGLFGKVNYIELPKELTGVNARIILLLGKWFPTGAHKVGAAYGCLAPRIITGGFDPTTQKAVWPSTGNYCRGGAFDSKLMGTESVAILPEEMSRERFTWLRDYVGSEVIATPGCESNVKEIYDKCWEIRRTKPDYVIFNQFDEFGNAAWHYNITGKAIEEVFNSLGGKNNMAAYVSATGSAGTIAAGDYLRTIAPHIKVVASEAQQCPTLYLNGFGGHRIEGIGDKHVPWIHNVKNTDVITAIDDEDCMRIFRLFNEPEGVKQLINSGVPAEIANNLHLLGISGISNMLSAIKTAKFFELTSEDVIFTIATDSAEMYQSRLEELRDERGNYSQIQAAKDFEKCIMGASTDWMNELTYYDRKAIHNLKYFTWVEQQEKEIEDLNSMWYDRELWPKLFGQIHRWDELIEEFNERVGLLKK; translated from the coding sequence ATGATAGAGATAATTGACAGAGTAACCAATCCTAAAGCATTGGAAAATGCTGTTAAACGGTTTCGGGAAAAAGGTATCATTCTACCTACATTTCGACAACAGCAAAACCCTGAGCTGATACCCGAAAGTATTAAGGAGCAGCTTAAAAATATTGGGTTATGGGAAATCAATCCCCTTAATCTTTTTAGAATAACATGGAAAAATGAACCCAAGGAGAAGGGTGGTCTTTTTGGTAAGGTTAACTATATAGAGTTACCCAAGGAACTTACAGGTGTAAATGCGCGAATAATACTCTTGCTTGGCAAATGGTTCCCAACAGGAGCACATAAGGTGGGAGCAGCATACGGTTGTTTAGCACCTCGTATTATTACTGGTGGCTTTGACCCAACAACACAAAAAGCGGTATGGCCTTCAACAGGAAATTACTGTCGTGGTGGGGCATTCGATTCCAAGCTAATGGGAACCGAATCGGTTGCCATCCTTCCAGAAGAGATGAGTAGGGAACGTTTCACCTGGCTTCGCGACTATGTAGGTTCAGAGGTTATTGCCACTCCTGGTTGTGAATCGAATGTTAAGGAGATTTACGACAAGTGTTGGGAGATTCGCAGAACAAAACCCGATTACGTAATATTTAACCAGTTCGATGAGTTTGGAAATGCCGCATGGCACTACAACATTACCGGTAAAGCCATTGAGGAGGTGTTTAACTCTCTTGGTGGTAAAAACAATATGGCGGCATACGTTTCTGCAACTGGTTCAGCCGGAACAATCGCTGCTGGCGACTACCTAAGAACCATTGCACCGCATATAAAAGTTGTGGCATCGGAAGCACAGCAGTGCCCTACCCTTTATCTAAACGGTTTTGGAGGGCATCGCATTGAGGGAATTGGCGATAAGCATGTTCCCTGGATTCACAACGTGAAAAACACCGATGTGATTACCGCTATCGACGATGAGGATTGCATGCGCATTTTCAGGTTATTCAATGAACCCGAAGGTGTTAAACAGCTCATCAATTCGGGTGTTCCTGCCGAAATAGCGAACAATCTTCACCTTTTAGGCATCTCTGGTATAAGCAACATGCTTTCTGCCATTAAAACAGCCAAATTCTTTGAGCTAACATCGGAGGATGTAATTTTTACCATTGCAACCGATTCTGCCGAGATGTATCAATCGAGGCTAGAAGAGCTAAGAGATGAACGCGGTAACTACTCACAAATCCAAGCTGCTAAGGATTTTGAAAAATGCATTATGGGAGCATCAACCGATTGGATGAACGAGCTAACCTATTACGACCGCAAAGCCATTCATAACCTTAAATATTTCACCTGGGTTGAGCAGCAAGAAAAAGAAATAGAGGACCTTAACAGCATGTGGTACGACCGTGAACTTTGGCCTAAACTCTTTGGTCAAATCCACAGGTGGGACGAACTAATTGAAGAATTTAACGAACGTGTTGGTCTTTTAAAAAAGTAG
- a CDS encoding Lrp/AsnC family transcriptional regulator, whose amino-acid sequence MRGIDEIDRKLLNILQDNSRITIRELSEKLHLSTTPIHERIKKLERNGYIKKYITLLDPKVLGKKLTVFISVSLSSHTKEVVDEFENEVKKLPEVMECYYVSGSFDFLIKVQCYDMEDYHNFVIHKFSVIKNITQFYSSFVMSEAKQSYKYEL is encoded by the coding sequence ATGAGAGGAATCGATGAAATTGACAGAAAGTTGCTCAATATTCTTCAGGATAATAGCAGGATCACAATCCGTGAGCTTTCGGAAAAGTTGCATCTATCTACAACTCCCATTCATGAGCGCATAAAAAAGCTTGAAAGGAATGGTTATATAAAAAAGTATATAACGTTACTCGACCCAAAAGTTTTAGGGAAAAAGTTAACGGTTTTTATCTCAGTCTCCCTTTCAAGTCACACCAAGGAAGTGGTTGACGAGTTTGAAAATGAGGTAAAAAAGCTTCCTGAAGTTATGGAGTGTTACTACGTGTCGGGCAGTTTCGATTTCCTTATCAAGGTACAATGTTACGATATGGAAGATTACCACAACTTTGTGATTCATAAGTTCTCGGTAATAAAAAATATTACCCAGTTCTATAGCTCGTTTGTAATGTCGGAAGCAAAACAATCGTATAAATACGAGTTGTAG
- a CDS encoding glycosyltransferase, giving the protein MRILQIVGRFDFGGAENHVRELCNHQAALGQQVYLLSQRGRQMHLLSNHVNYIQLPKFASKLLFFHVAVIVFIILTKRINIIHAHQRLPIISACIAGWMTRTSVIATVHGRTKHDLRSILSQRLLKQIIFVSNRVMENSKNYNSIRHKSIVIPNGIPLPITQPQIEPFTIGYFSRIDKRHFETIKLIINAIIKLKGKHYNIKLKIYGEGEEVDNLKHLIEDTNIRYNDRFIIYSGLIENLEFLDTFPELVVGVGRVAIESLARGSNLLSANNKRMGEVITTQNFQFYSSNNFVNVDGVAPTESIILTTLSNYYLNRTSYKVHSEKISKLIQENFSISKTTTMLNEIYHKALTESR; this is encoded by the coding sequence ATGCGCATATTACAGATTGTTGGCCGGTTCGATTTTGGTGGGGCAGAAAACCATGTAAGAGAACTTTGTAATCATCAAGCTGCACTTGGCCAACAAGTTTATCTCTTATCCCAACGTGGAAGGCAAATGCATTTGCTTAGCAACCATGTTAACTATATTCAGCTACCCAAGTTCGCCAGCAAGCTTTTGTTTTTTCATGTTGCTGTTATAGTTTTCATCATCCTAACTAAAAGAATAAATATTATACATGCACACCAACGACTACCTATTATATCAGCATGTATTGCTGGATGGATGACACGCACATCAGTAATAGCCACTGTGCACGGCAGGACAAAGCACGACTTGCGTTCAATCCTTTCACAACGACTTTTAAAACAAATAATATTTGTTAGCAATAGGGTAATGGAAAATTCTAAAAATTATAATTCAATTCGACATAAATCGATTGTTATTCCAAATGGAATACCACTTCCCATAACACAACCACAAATCGAGCCCTTTACCATTGGTTATTTTAGCCGAATAGACAAAAGACATTTTGAAACAATTAAGCTTATTATCAATGCCATAATAAAGCTAAAGGGTAAACATTATAATATCAAGCTAAAAATTTATGGCGAAGGCGAAGAGGTTGATAATCTCAAGCATTTGATTGAAGACACCAATATCAGGTATAATGATAGATTTATTATATATAGTGGACTCATTGAAAATTTAGAATTTCTGGATACTTTTCCAGAATTAGTTGTTGGTGTTGGACGAGTTGCTATAGAATCATTAGCTCGAGGCTCGAATCTATTATCAGCAAACAATAAGCGAATGGGCGAAGTAATTACAACACAAAACTTTCAATTCTATTCCTCGAATAATTTTGTAAACGTAGATGGAGTTGCACCAACCGAATCTATAATTTTAACCACGCTTTCGAACTACTACCTTAATAGAACATCATATAAGGTTCATTCAGAAAAAATATCAAAACTTATACAAGAAAATTTCAGCATATCGAAAACCACCACAATGCTTAATGAAATCTATCATAAAGCATTAACCGAAAGTAGATAA
- the ygfK gene encoding putative selenate reductase subunit YgfK: MSDKFSPIPVDRLLGIILKEFERNNSIFGYPAELFFNPNHGRLPANIFGQQIDTPIGVAAGPHTQMALNIIVAWLMGARYIELKTIQTLDELEIAKPCIDMQDEGYNCEWSQELKVEESFNEYLKAWIIIHLLSHKLGFGDSPNAIFNMSVGYNLEGIKKPNVQWFLDKMSNAATEINEMVDKISHLYPEIKKVHIPTKLSDNITLSTMHGCPANEIEDIARYLLTERKLHTFVKLNPTLLGSEKLREILNHKLDFKTEVPDIAFEHDLKYPDALKLIKALNADAEKLNLFFGVKLTNTLESVNNKHVFPSDVDMMYMSGRALHPISINLAKKLQNEFGGKLLMSFSAGADTFNISQVMGCGFKTVTVSSDLLKPGGYGRLKQYISNLKDSFGDNNISWPSGDHALENLNAYAEETLSNKRYQNENFKSPSIKTARKLDYFDCIAAPCVDTCATNQDIPAYMHFASEGNYPKALEVILRTNPFPNTTGMVCDHLCQNKCTRINYDNSLQIRDIKRFIAENADIKLSAPQPNGKKVCIIGAGPSGLSCAFYLALHGFKVDVFESKSKAGGMVRYAIPGFRLTDEAIDKDISRIEQLGVKITYNHKVTRDEFSKLKDEYNYLYISAGAQKSAPFQIDGIDSKGVIDPLTFLIGVKSGEIKDIGKQVVIIGGGNTAMDAARTAHRLVGPDGEVTVVYRRTINEMPADEGEIKAVIAEGVEIIELASPEKVIAENGKVKALLCSKMKLEGTDSKGRPKPVKLEGSEFQIECNTIIPAVGQALDIDFVPTELLKADTRNYKTLIGNVYIGGDALRGAATAIKAIGDGRKAAEQIITNSGLSKLESPIPDKKHSYRELMIKRTERKYGYTHKEPSAKLSRTFNLVSQTPDVHTITKESSRCLHCDEVCNICTTVCPNMANFAYTIKPVRFQLEKVLVGSDGTTEIQPDFTFEVKQEVQILNIANFCNECGNCSTFCPTQGAPYMDKPKFHLTIKSFKENEEGYMLSLLKDRNVLIFKQKGGIKTLTETTEEYIYETDHVYARFDKKTFKLNEAKALTPCVRQIQFQHAAEMSVILEGAKQVMGV, from the coding sequence ATGAGTGATAAATTTTCTCCTATACCTGTAGATCGACTTCTTGGAATAATTCTAAAAGAATTTGAAAGGAATAACAGCATTTTTGGCTATCCTGCCGAACTCTTTTTCAACCCAAATCATGGCCGATTGCCAGCTAACATTTTTGGTCAGCAAATTGATACGCCTATTGGTGTTGCAGCAGGTCCACATACCCAGATGGCACTAAACATAATTGTGGCTTGGTTAATGGGAGCCCGTTACATTGAACTTAAAACCATCCAAACGCTCGATGAGCTGGAAATAGCAAAACCCTGTATCGATATGCAGGACGAAGGATACAACTGCGAATGGTCGCAGGAACTTAAGGTTGAGGAGAGTTTCAACGAGTATCTAAAAGCCTGGATTATCATTCATCTGTTAAGCCACAAGCTTGGCTTTGGCGATAGCCCAAATGCCATATTCAACATGAGCGTTGGCTATAACCTGGAAGGTATCAAAAAGCCAAATGTCCAATGGTTTTTGGACAAGATGTCAAATGCTGCCACTGAAATTAACGAGATGGTTGATAAGATTAGCCATTTATATCCAGAAATTAAGAAGGTTCATATCCCCACTAAGCTTTCCGATAACATCACCCTTTCAACCATGCATGGTTGTCCGGCAAACGAAATTGAAGATATTGCACGCTATCTGCTTACCGAAAGAAAGCTACACACATTCGTAAAGCTAAATCCAACCCTTTTAGGAAGCGAAAAACTGAGAGAAATTCTAAACCACAAGCTGGATTTTAAAACCGAAGTCCCTGATATCGCTTTTGAGCACGACCTGAAATACCCCGATGCGCTTAAGCTAATTAAAGCCCTTAATGCTGATGCCGAAAAGCTCAACCTGTTCTTTGGCGTAAAACTGACAAACACTCTCGAAAGTGTTAATAATAAACATGTTTTCCCATCAGATGTCGATATGATGTACATGAGCGGTAGGGCCTTACATCCGATATCCATCAACCTGGCTAAAAAGCTTCAGAATGAATTTGGTGGCAAGCTACTCATGTCATTCTCAGCAGGAGCTGATACTTTTAATATTTCACAGGTCATGGGATGTGGGTTCAAAACAGTCACGGTATCGTCGGATTTGCTTAAACCTGGTGGCTATGGTCGCTTAAAACAGTATATCAGCAATTTAAAGGACAGCTTTGGTGACAACAACATATCTTGGCCATCTGGCGATCATGCACTTGAAAACCTAAATGCATATGCCGAGGAAACGCTATCGAACAAGCGTTACCAAAATGAGAACTTTAAGTCTCCGTCAATAAAAACTGCCCGCAAACTCGATTACTTCGACTGCATAGCAGCACCTTGTGTCGATACCTGTGCGACCAATCAGGATATTCCTGCCTACATGCATTTTGCTTCAGAGGGTAACTACCCTAAGGCGCTTGAGGTTATTCTGCGAACCAACCCTTTTCCAAACACTACTGGAATGGTCTGCGACCACCTTTGTCAGAATAAATGTACCCGTATCAACTACGATAACTCCTTACAAATACGTGATATAAAACGCTTTATTGCTGAAAATGCAGATATTAAACTATCGGCACCACAGCCAAACGGGAAAAAGGTATGCATTATAGGAGCTGGACCATCGGGGCTATCGTGTGCGTTCTATCTAGCCCTTCATGGTTTTAAGGTAGATGTTTTTGAAAGCAAATCGAAAGCTGGCGGAATGGTTCGTTATGCTATCCCTGGTTTCCGATTAACCGATGAGGCCATCGATAAGGATATTAGCAGGATTGAACAGCTTGGTGTTAAAATCACCTATAACCATAAAGTAACTCGCGATGAGTTTAGCAAGCTTAAGGATGAATACAATTATTTGTACATTTCAGCAGGTGCTCAAAAATCGGCGCCGTTTCAAATTGATGGAATAGATTCCAAAGGTGTTATCGACCCGCTAACATTCTTAATCGGGGTTAAAAGTGGTGAGATAAAAGATATAGGCAAACAAGTTGTTATTATTGGTGGTGGTAATACTGCCATGGATGCAGCCCGAACTGCTCACCGACTTGTTGGGCCCGACGGCGAGGTAACCGTTGTATATCGACGTACCATAAACGAAATGCCTGCCGATGAAGGAGAGATTAAGGCCGTAATTGCAGAAGGTGTTGAAATCATTGAGCTTGCTAGTCCTGAAAAGGTGATTGCCGAGAACGGAAAGGTTAAAGCCTTACTTTGCAGTAAGATGAAGCTAGAAGGCACCGACTCAAAGGGACGACCAAAACCAGTAAAACTTGAAGGCTCAGAGTTTCAGATTGAATGCAATACCATTATTCCAGCTGTTGGACAGGCTCTTGATATCGATTTTGTGCCTACCGAACTGCTAAAAGCCGATACCCGCAACTACAAAACTTTAATTGGCAATGTTTACATTGGTGGCGACGCACTTCGTGGTGCAGCAACTGCAATTAAGGCAATAGGAGATGGTCGAAAAGCTGCCGAGCAGATAATAACCAATAGCGGATTATCCAAGCTAGAATCGCCTATACCTGACAAAAAACATAGCTACCGCGAGCTAATGATAAAACGTACCGAAAGGAAGTACGGCTACACCCACAAAGAGCCTTCGGCTAAGCTGAGCAGAACTTTCAACCTGGTCAGCCAAACCCCCGATGTGCACACCATAACCAAAGAGAGTTCTCGATGCTTACACTGCGATGAGGTGTGCAATATCTGCACCACCGTTTGCCCCAATATGGCAAACTTTGCCTACACCATTAAACCCGTTCGGTTTCAGCTTGAGAAGGTACTGGTTGGTTCCGATGGAACCACTGAGATTCAACCCGACTTTACCTTTGAGGTCAAGCAAGAGGTTCAAATACTTAACATAGCCAATTTCTGTAACGAATGTGGAAACTGCTCAACGTTCTGTCCTACTCAAGGTGCACCATACATGGATAAACCCAAATTTCACCTTACCATAAAATCGTTTAAAGAGAATGAAGAGGGCTACATGTTAAGCCTGTTAAAAGACAGAAACGTTCTGATTTTTAAACAAAAAGGTGGCATAAAAACTCTAACCGAAACCACCGAAGAGTATATCTATGAAACCGACCATGTATATGCCCGATTCGATAAGAAAACCTTTAAACTTAATGAAGCAAAAGCGTTAACACCTTGCGTTAGGCAAATCCAATTTCAACATGCTGCAGAGATGAGCGTGATTTTGGAAGGAGCAAAACAGGTGATGGGTGTTTAA